The genome window TCCTTCGCCACCATCCGCCGCGAGGCGGACCTGAGCGGAGTGCCGACCGATGCCGAGAAGCTGGCGGTCCGCATGATCCATGGCAGCGGTCAGGTCGATCTCGCCGCCGACCTCGTCATTCACTCTGGGCTGGTCTCGTCCGCGCGTGCGGCGCTGGAGGCGGGTGCGCCGATCCTCTGCGACGCCACGATGGTCGCGACCGGAGTCACCCGCAGTCGGCTGCCGCAGGACAACGACGTGCTCTGTCTGCTCAACGACGAGCGCGTGCCCGAGTTGGCTCGCACGTGGTCCACGACCCGGACTGCTGCGGCGGTCTCGCTCTGGGAGCCGTGCCTTGACGGTGCCGTGGTTGCCATCGGCAACGCGCCCACTGCGCTGTTCCATCTGCTGGAGATGATCCTCGACGGCGCGCCCCGCCCGGCCGCGATCGTCGGCTGCCCGGTGGGCTTCATCGGGGCTGCCGAGTCCAAGCAGGCGCTCATCGACTTCCACGGCGAACACGGGATCGAGATCCCCTTCGTCACGGTGCGCGGTCGCCGCGGGGGCTCCGCAATGACCTCCTCGGCGCTCAACGCTCTGGCCCAGGAGAAGGAATGAGCACGCCGCAGACAGGACGCTTTACTGTCGTCGGGGTGGGTCCCGGCGACCCGGAGCTGCTGACCCTGAAGGCCGCCCGCATCATCGGAGACGCCGCAGTCGTCGCCTACCACGCTGGCGTGAAGAAGCAGTCCCATGCCCGCAGGATCGCCGACGCCGTCGTCGCCGAGGGGACGATCGAGGAGGAGCTGCGCTATCCGGTCACGACCGGATCGACCGATCACCCCGGCGGCTACGTCGGCGCGATGGCGGACTTCTACGAAGACTGCGCGCAGCGACTCTCGGTGCATCTCGACGAGGGCCGGGACGTCGTCCTGCTGGCCGAGGGTGACCCGCTCTTCTACGGATCCTCGATGTATCTGCACGATCGCTTCAAGGAGACCTACGAGACGTCGGT of Nocardioides sp. Kera G14 contains these proteins:
- a CDS encoding precorrin-8X methylmutase is translated as MTQRPTRRYEYVDAGPDIYVDSFATIRREADLSGVPTDAEKLAVRMIHGSGQVDLAADLVIHSGLVSSARAALEAGAPILCDATMVATGVTRSRLPQDNDVLCLLNDERVPELARTWSTTRTAAAVSLWEPCLDGAVVAIGNAPTALFHLLEMILDGAPRPAAIVGCPVGFIGAAESKQALIDFHGEHGIEIPFVTVRGRRGGSAMTSSALNALAQEKE